The Solibacillus sp. FSL W7-1464 genome contains a region encoding:
- a CDS encoding DUF47 domain-containing protein, giving the protein MFSSKKQDPFFSALLKIAENMREGIHYANDFRIETVADLKEISIRMKQYETAGDKLIHELIVMLNKSFMTPIEREDILSLAIRMDDVLDGAEGTIAHFEMFSLTEIDESMRDFLAYIAKSTDEIVKAMKLLNKKDLVGMRQHAILIKDYERECDEVLRSSIKKLFLNEKDPIRLIKFKDIYEQLEEIADYCQTVANTIETIIMRNA; this is encoded by the coding sequence ATGTTTAGTTCAAAGAAGCAAGATCCGTTTTTCTCAGCCTTATTGAAAATTGCTGAAAATATGCGTGAAGGTATCCATTATGCAAATGATTTCCGCATTGAAACGGTTGCAGACTTAAAGGAAATCAGCATTCGTATGAAACAATACGAAACAGCGGGTGATAAATTAATCCATGAATTAATCGTCATGCTTAATAAGTCATTTATGACGCCAATTGAGCGTGAAGATATTTTATCATTAGCAATTCGTATGGATGATGTGTTAGATGGCGCAGAAGGTACGATTGCACATTTTGAAATGTTCTCATTAACAGAGATCGATGAGTCGATGCGCGATTTTCTAGCATATATCGCAAAATCTACTGATGAAATTGTTAAAGCGATGAAACTATTGAACAAAAAAGATCTTGTTGGGATGCGCCAACACGCAATTTTAATTAAAGATTATGAGCGTGAATGTGATGAAGTGTTACGTTCTTCTATTAAAAAGCTGTTTTTAAATGAAAAAGATCCTATTCGTCTAATTAAATTCAAAGATATTTATGAGCAGTTAGAAGAAATTGCCGACTACTGTCAAACAGTTGCTAACACAATCGAAACAATCATTATGCGTAATGCGTAA
- a CDS encoding inorganic phosphate transporter — protein MNTLLIITVLVVFFALAFDFINGFHDTANAIATSVSTRALPPRVAVIMAAFMNFLGAITFVGVAKAIASDIVDPFALSSPDAPLIGTVVILAALLSAITWNLVTWYFGIPSSSSHTLIGSIAGAAIAASGIGVLNYSGFTKIIIALLASPIIAICAGYIMMTIMKFIFKNMNLYKTNKGFRIMQIFTAAIQSFTHGTNDAQKAMGIITMALIAANWQTTDDVQGWVRFACALAMGLGTSIGGYKIIKTVGGKIMKIRPVNGAAADLASASIIFGATLIHLPVSTTHVISSAIMGVGSAQNVKGVNWGMARKIVTTWIITMPISAVMAAIIYTVLNLFF, from the coding sequence ATGAATACACTACTTATCATTACTGTCCTAGTAGTCTTTTTTGCCCTTGCATTTGACTTCATTAATGGTTTTCACGATACGGCAAATGCGATTGCAACATCCGTTTCAACACGTGCGCTACCTCCTCGAGTAGCGGTAATCATGGCAGCGTTTATGAATTTCCTGGGTGCCATTACATTCGTAGGTGTTGCAAAAGCGATTGCGTCAGATATTGTTGATCCTTTTGCATTATCTTCACCTGATGCACCATTAATCGGTACTGTGGTTATATTGGCCGCTCTATTATCGGCGATCACATGGAACCTAGTCACTTGGTATTTTGGAATTCCATCAAGTTCTTCCCATACATTGATCGGTTCGATTGCAGGTGCTGCCATTGCAGCATCTGGAATCGGGGTTTTAAACTATAGCGGATTCACAAAAATCATCATTGCATTATTAGCATCACCAATCATTGCGATTTGTGCCGGCTATATCATGATGACAATAATGAAATTCATTTTTAAGAATATGAACCTTTATAAAACAAATAAAGGCTTCCGTATTATGCAAATATTCACTGCAGCCATTCAATCATTTACCCACGGAACAAACGATGCCCAAAAGGCGATGGGTATTATTACGATGGCACTTATTGCAGCAAATTGGCAAACAACGGATGATGTACAAGGTTGGGTACGTTTCGCCTGTGCTTTAGCAATGGGGCTTGGTACATCAATCGGCGGTTATAAAATCATCAAAACAGTCGGCGGTAAGATTATGAAAATCCGTCCTGTAAACGGCGCTGCTGCAGACCTTGCTTCCGCATCCATTATTTTCGGTGCGACATTAATTCACTTGCCAGTATCTACAACACATGTTATTTCTTCTGCAATTATGGGTGTCGGTTCGGCTCAAAATGTAAAAGGCGTAAACTGGGGTATGGCTCGGAAAATTGTTACAACATGGATTATTACAATGCCTATATCTGCTGTCATGGCAGCGATTATTTATACAGTATTAAATCTATTCTTTTAG
- a CDS encoding MMPL family transporter — protein sequence MKQFAVFITKFAKPIVLIWCAILVILAFFALQLPSKLQGDGFFYDGDHSYVTNELSDTFDLPAKTIFVLFENKTDEEITSALESLETIEEIQTITSPVGVEELNKDGYAYGMLDFDNSVDDYFPIIDELREKLGENNGISITGEPVISKDINVASQNDLIKAETIGLPIALIVLLLAFGTIVASLLPILVGGATVVITLGLLALLGDSVNLSIFVLNIVPMLGLALSIDFALLLINRYREERNTQSIEQSVQIAIQTAGRSIIFSALCVMIGLGAMIVIDVEIFMNIALGGSIVVFLAVLTGITLLPATLMLLGDRLNKGRVFRIKPTASRWQKFAAFVMKRPVTIIVVAIILLCVAMVPIKDIELTIPSTESLPESYESRQTFDTLDEQFGLGDNTPVFLLAENEDADAWDTTDGREKIFDIQQQLLDDPLVDRVTSMFTVANIESVEMWEMANSNPQAPGALDEVAESFIQEDKMYMVAYLNTEGSSFEAQDFVREWSEKDLGVDFALSGQAKFNQEIFDEIAGKVLIAITIIIVSTFFILMIAFRSILIPLKAILMNILGLGATFGILVYIFQYGHFGLEATTIVLIIPVLTFCLVFGLSMDYEVFLISRIQEEYLKGATNTKATVDGLVSTSKIITSAALIMIVITGAFAFTDVMPVKQIGVGIAIAIAIDASIIRLMLVPSFMKLFGDWNWWLPFKKNTR from the coding sequence ATGAAACAGTTCGCAGTATTCATTACAAAATTTGCAAAACCGATCGTTCTAATATGGTGTGCAATTTTAGTTATTCTAGCATTTTTTGCACTTCAACTCCCTTCTAAACTGCAAGGGGATGGATTTTTCTATGATGGCGACCACTCGTATGTAACGAACGAGCTGTCAGATACATTCGATTTACCCGCAAAAACAATTTTTGTACTGTTTGAAAATAAAACAGATGAGGAAATCACGTCTGCCCTTGAAAGTTTAGAAACGATTGAAGAAATTCAAACAATCACATCTCCTGTAGGTGTCGAAGAATTAAATAAAGACGGCTATGCCTATGGAATGCTGGATTTTGATAATTCTGTGGATGATTATTTCCCGATTATTGATGAGCTGCGTGAAAAGCTCGGCGAAAATAACGGAATCTCCATTACAGGTGAACCGGTTATTTCAAAGGATATTAATGTTGCAAGTCAAAATGATTTAATTAAAGCGGAAACGATTGGCCTTCCAATTGCTTTAATTGTTTTACTGCTGGCATTCGGTACGATTGTAGCTTCTCTACTGCCGATTTTAGTCGGCGGTGCGACAGTTGTCATCACACTTGGTCTATTGGCTCTTTTAGGAGACAGTGTGAACTTGTCGATTTTTGTATTGAATATCGTCCCGATGCTCGGGTTGGCTTTAAGTATCGATTTTGCATTGCTGCTTATTAACCGGTACCGTGAAGAACGCAATACGCAATCGATTGAGCAGTCTGTTCAAATTGCGATTCAAACAGCCGGACGCTCGATTATCTTTTCTGCCCTCTGTGTCATGATTGGTCTTGGTGCAATGATTGTTATTGATGTGGAAATTTTCATGAACATCGCACTTGGCGGATCAATTGTCGTGTTTTTGGCTGTTTTAACAGGCATTACACTTTTACCGGCAACATTGATGCTTCTTGGTGACCGTTTAAATAAAGGCCGTGTTTTCCGTATAAAACCGACTGCCTCCCGTTGGCAGAAGTTCGCCGCCTTTGTCATGAAGCGACCTGTCACAATTATAGTTGTGGCCATCATATTGCTATGTGTTGCTATGGTACCTATCAAAGATATCGAGTTAACGATTCCTTCTACAGAATCATTGCCGGAATCGTATGAATCGCGCCAAACGTTCGATACGCTCGATGAACAATTCGGGCTCGGCGATAATACACCGGTATTCCTTCTGGCAGAAAATGAAGATGCCGATGCCTGGGATACGACAGATGGCCGCGAGAAAATATTCGATATTCAGCAGCAGCTGTTGGATGACCCGCTAGTCGATCGTGTAACGTCGATGTTTACAGTAGCTAATATCGAATCCGTTGAAATGTGGGAAATGGCAAACAGCAACCCGCAAGCACCCGGTGCACTGGATGAAGTGGCGGAAAGTTTCATTCAGGAAGATAAAATGTATATGGTCGCTTATTTAAATACAGAAGGTTCGTCATTCGAAGCGCAGGATTTTGTACGCGAGTGGAGTGAAAAAGACTTAGGTGTCGATTTCGCCTTGTCCGGCCAGGCAAAGTTCAATCAGGAAATCTTTGATGAGATTGCCGGTAAAGTTCTCATTGCCATTACGATTATAATTGTATCTACCTTCTTTATTTTAATGATTGCATTCCGTTCGATTTTAATTCCGTTGAAAGCGATTCTAATGAACATTCTTGGCTTAGGTGCGACATTCGGTATTCTTGTCTACATTTTCCAATATGGCCATTTCGGTCTGGAAGCGACGACAATTGTATTGATTATTCCGGTGCTGACCTTCTGCTTAGTATTCGGCTTAAGTATGGACTATGAAGTATTTTTAATTTCCCGTATTCAGGAAGAATATCTAAAAGGGGCAACAAATACAAAAGCAACGGTCGATGGACTTGTCTCGACAAGTAAAATTATTACATCCGCTGCGCTTATTATGATTGTTATTACCGGTGCATTCGCATTTACGGACGTTATGCCCGTGAAGCAAATCGGAGTCGGCATTGCTATCGCGATTGCCATTGATGCATCAATCATCCGCCTGATGCTCGTCCCTAGTTTCATGAAGCTGTTTGGCGACTGGAACTGGTGGCTGCCGTTTAAGAAGAATACGAGATAA
- a CDS encoding AI-2E family transporter, which produces MTRKLWFQVGVGILITLLIIKYFIEIHPIFNPIIIIFSTILVPLLLGGVLYYISEPLQRILEKRGMPRWGSLITIVLIIAGLFTTFLVLVGSPIANQVNKLVENAPTIAKDIEEAADFIIDNKENIPMLPPQIEEFIGSVTNSIQDIAVASSKYLVSFLSGAVTVTLTLVLAPFFFIFMLKDHEKFAPQIYGIFNGESRTWVKKTLEDIDNVLRSYVQGQVLVSFLLAIMMYIGYLIIGLEYSLLLALFAFFMNMIPFIGPWLSLVPAVIVALLNDPFDVIWVGVVTLVAQQVESNLITPNVMGRSLDIHPLTVISIVLAAGNIAGFIGILIAIPTYCVLKVIVQNIYEQRKQIKEAATKNV; this is translated from the coding sequence ATGACTAGAAAACTGTGGTTCCAAGTTGGCGTAGGTATTTTAATTACTTTATTAATTATTAAATATTTTATTGAAATTCATCCGATTTTTAATCCGATTATCATTATTTTTTCGACAATTCTTGTACCGTTATTACTTGGTGGGGTGCTCTATTATATTTCAGAGCCATTGCAGCGCATATTGGAAAAACGAGGTATGCCGAGATGGGGAAGTTTAATAACAATAGTCCTTATCATTGCGGGTTTATTCACAACCTTTTTAGTTTTAGTCGGTTCTCCAATTGCAAACCAAGTAAACAAACTTGTTGAAAATGCACCGACAATCGCTAAGGATATTGAAGAAGCAGCTGATTTCATTATTGATAATAAGGAAAATATTCCGATGCTGCCACCGCAAATTGAAGAGTTTATAGGATCTGTTACCAATTCCATACAAGACATTGCGGTTGCAAGCAGTAAATATCTTGTATCATTTTTAAGTGGAGCGGTAACGGTAACATTAACATTAGTACTGGCACCATTTTTCTTTATCTTTATGTTGAAAGACCATGAAAAATTCGCGCCTCAAATTTACGGTATATTTAACGGTGAGAGCCGCACATGGGTAAAGAAAACATTAGAAGACATTGATAACGTATTAAGAAGCTATGTCCAAGGACAAGTATTGGTCAGCTTTTTACTCGCGATCATGATGTACATCGGTTATTTAATCATTGGGTTGGAGTATTCATTATTACTTGCTCTATTTGCATTTTTCATGAATATGATTCCGTTTATCGGTCCGTGGCTTTCCCTTGTACCGGCGGTGATTGTAGCACTTCTTAATGATCCATTTGACGTTATTTGGGTCGGTGTTGTAACGCTTGTCGCACAGCAAGTAGAAAGTAACCTGATTACACCGAATGTTATGGGGCGATCTTTGGATATTCACCCGCTGACAGTCATTTCAATCGTATTGGCAGCAGGAAATATTGCCGGATTCATTGGAATTTTAATCGCCATTCCTACGTACTGTGTCCTTAAAGTAATCGTTCAAAATATTTATGAACAACGAAAACAGATTAAAGAAGCAGCAACGAAGAATGTGTAA
- a CDS encoding M3 family oligoendopeptidase yields the protein MVTFKDFEYKRPDLEQMKEQTAALLEEFKAATTVEEQSEVIEKLNAIRNTFSTMANIVYVRASIDTNDEYYQKERDHFDEVSPMADELVFNYYTELVKSPFRAQLEEKWGTQLFALAENLLKGFSPAVIELMQKENKLTSEYSKLVASAQIEFDGKTLTLAQLGPYAESTERDVRKAAREASADFYASNKEKFDQIYDELVKLRHEIATKLGFKNYVELGYVNMNRIDYNAEMVAKFREQVREYIVPLATKLYERQAERIGVKDFKFYDEGLTFLTGNAVPQGDPEWIINNGKKMYEELSKETGEFFNYMIEHDLMDLVAKKGKESGGYCTFIEDYESPYIFSNFNGTSGDIDVLTHEAGHAFQVYSSRNIGIPEYLWPTYESAEIHSMSMEFFTWPWMELFFKHQTDKYKFSHLSSGLLFLPYGVAVDEFQHVVYENPEMTPAERNAAWKEIEAKYLPHRDYDGHDYLESGAFWQRQGHIYSSPFYYIDYTLAQICAFQFWKRSREDFDGAWKDYLHLCSLGGSFAFTKLVEEAGLISPFDDGCVESVVGTIEDYLNSIDDKKL from the coding sequence TTGGTAACATTTAAAGACTTTGAATATAAACGTCCGGATTTAGAACAAATGAAAGAACAGACAGCAGCATTATTGGAAGAATTTAAAGCTGCAACTACTGTAGAAGAACAAAGCGAAGTGATCGAAAAATTAAATGCAATTCGCAACACATTTTCTACGATGGCTAATATCGTATATGTACGTGCATCGATTGATACAAATGATGAATATTACCAAAAAGAGCGTGATCATTTCGATGAAGTAAGCCCAATGGCAGACGAGCTTGTATTTAATTACTATACAGAACTGGTGAAATCGCCTTTCCGTGCACAACTAGAAGAAAAATGGGGCACGCAGCTGTTTGCTTTAGCTGAAAACTTATTAAAAGGTTTCTCGCCTGCAGTAATCGAGCTTATGCAAAAGGAAAATAAACTAACGTCTGAATATAGCAAGCTAGTTGCTTCAGCTCAGATTGAATTTGACGGCAAAACACTGACGTTGGCACAGCTTGGACCATATGCAGAATCTACTGAGCGTGATGTTCGTAAAGCAGCACGTGAAGCGAGTGCAGATTTCTATGCATCAAACAAAGAAAAGTTCGATCAGATTTATGATGAGTTAGTAAAGCTTCGTCATGAAATCGCGACAAAGTTAGGCTTCAAAAACTATGTGGAACTTGGCTACGTCAATATGAACCGGATTGACTACAATGCAGAGATGGTAGCGAAATTCCGCGAACAAGTGCGCGAATATATTGTGCCGCTTGCAACTAAACTGTACGAGCGCCAAGCAGAACGCATCGGTGTGAAAGACTTCAAATTCTATGATGAGGGTTTAACATTCTTAACAGGAAATGCCGTTCCTCAAGGGGATCCGGAGTGGATTATTAATAACGGTAAAAAAATGTACGAAGAACTTTCTAAAGAAACTGGCGAGTTCTTCAACTATATGATCGAGCATGATTTAATGGATCTGGTTGCGAAAAAAGGTAAGGAAAGCGGCGGATACTGTACGTTTATCGAAGACTACGAATCACCGTATATCTTCTCGAACTTCAATGGTACATCTGGAGATATCGATGTACTGACACATGAGGCAGGACATGCATTCCAAGTGTATTCAAGCCGAAATATTGGAATTCCGGAATACTTATGGCCGACATATGAGTCAGCAGAAATCCATTCTATGAGTATGGAATTCTTTACATGGCCATGGATGGAGCTATTCTTCAAACATCAAACAGATAAGTATAAATTCTCGCACTTAAGCAGCGGGTTACTATTCTTGCCATACGGTGTAGCAGTTGATGAGTTCCAGCATGTCGTGTATGAAAACCCGGAAATGACACCGGCTGAGCGCAATGCTGCCTGGAAGGAAATCGAGGCGAAGTATTTACCGCATCGCGATTATGACGGTCATGACTACTTAGAATCAGGAGCCTTCTGGCAGCGACAAGGCCATATTTATTCAAGCCCATTCTATTATATCGACTACACGTTAGCGCAAATTTGTGCATTCCAGTTCTGGAAACGTTCACGAGAAGACTTTGATGGAGCTTGGAAAGACTATCTGCATCTATGCAGCCTTGGCGGTTCATTTGCTTTCACAAAGCTTGTTGAGGAAGCGGGCTTAATCTCGCCATTTGACGACGGCTGTGTGGAATCGGTTGTAGGAACAATCGAAGACTATTTAAATTCAATCGATGATAAAAAGCTATAA